A single region of the Paraburkholderia sp. SOS3 genome encodes:
- a CDS encoding TIGR00366 family protein, which produces MIQRISQFFTQVVHRVLPDPLIFAIFLTIATFALAFGLTPKPPIELISLWGAGFWNLLAFSMQMAMILVTGHALASSGPIRRMLVALANSARTPGQAVMLVAFVGAVACAINWGFGLVLGAMLSREVARRVKGTDYRLLVACAYMGFLTWHGGLSGSVPLVAATKGNPMEKTIGLIPVSHTIFTGYNAFITFGLIVMLPILARLMMPKPQDVVAVDPALLEEPPSVERKLPANATLAERLEESRLLAILVALVCYGFLVVRTVTKGFTLDIDTVNLVFLATGMLLHKTPMAYARAVAAAARGAAGIMIQFPFYAGIQALMDHSGLAGVITKWFVDIANVHTFPLLAFLSSAVINFAVPSGGGHWVVQGPFVMPAAQALGADLGKSAMAIAYGEAWTNMAQPFWALPALAIAGLGVRDIMGYCVTALLFSGVIFVAGMYLF; this is translated from the coding sequence TTGATTCAGCGCATCTCGCAGTTTTTCACGCAGGTCGTGCACCGCGTGCTTCCCGACCCTTTGATTTTCGCCATCTTCCTGACCATCGCGACCTTCGCGCTCGCGTTCGGCCTCACGCCGAAGCCGCCCATCGAACTGATTTCGCTATGGGGCGCGGGCTTCTGGAATCTGCTCGCGTTCTCGATGCAGATGGCCATGATTCTCGTCACCGGCCACGCGCTCGCGAGTTCGGGCCCGATCAGGCGGATGCTGGTCGCGCTTGCGAACTCGGCACGCACGCCGGGGCAAGCCGTGATGCTGGTCGCGTTCGTCGGCGCCGTGGCGTGCGCGATCAATTGGGGCTTCGGGCTCGTGCTCGGTGCGATGCTTTCGCGCGAAGTCGCGCGGCGCGTCAAGGGTACCGACTACCGGTTGCTCGTTGCGTGTGCGTATATGGGCTTTCTGACGTGGCACGGCGGCCTGTCGGGATCGGTACCGCTCGTCGCCGCGACCAAAGGCAATCCGATGGAAAAGACCATCGGCCTGATCCCGGTGTCGCACACCATTTTCACCGGCTATAACGCGTTCATCACGTTTGGCCTCATCGTCATGTTGCCGATTCTCGCGCGTTTGATGATGCCGAAGCCGCAGGATGTGGTCGCGGTCGACCCGGCATTGCTCGAAGAACCGCCGAGCGTCGAACGCAAGCTGCCCGCGAATGCGACGCTCGCCGAACGGCTCGAAGAAAGCCGCCTGCTCGCGATTCTCGTCGCGCTCGTCTGCTATGGCTTTCTCGTCGTGCGCACGGTAACGAAGGGCTTCACGCTCGATATCGACACGGTGAACCTTGTGTTCCTCGCAACCGGCATGCTGCTGCACAAGACGCCGATGGCGTATGCGCGTGCGGTAGCCGCGGCGGCGCGCGGCGCCGCGGGCATCATGATCCAGTTTCCGTTCTATGCAGGTATTCAGGCGCTGATGGATCACTCGGGGCTCGCCGGCGTGATCACGAAATGGTTCGTCGATATCGCGAACGTCCACACGTTCCCGCTGCTAGCGTTCCTGAGCTCCGCCGTGATCAACTTCGCGGTGCCGAGCGGCGGCGGTCACTGGGTCGTGCAGGGGCCGTTCGTCATGCCGGCCGCGCAGGCGCTTGGCGCGGACCTCGGCAAGTCGGCAATGGCGATCGCGTACGGCGAGGCGTGGACCAATATGGCGCAGCCGTTCTGGGCACTGCCGGCGCTCGCGATCGCGGGCCTCGGCGTGCGCGACATCATGGGCTATTGCGTGACAGCACTGCTGTTTTCGGGCGTGATCTTCGTCGCCGGGATGTATCTGTTCTAA
- a CDS encoding aspartate/glutamate racemase family protein has translation MGNGASAGRVIGVLGGMGPQATADFLTKLTAATPAEREQDHLRVLIDSNPKVPDRSEAIAGRGASPGATLAAMAAGLERAGADFLVMPCNTAHAFEPDIRAAASVPFVSMIDETSAVCESAFPHALRFGLLATSGCIHALLYQNAFIRTGRRTVVLDAVDQEKLMALLYRIKLGDRSATAQIAMRAYGETLVDAGADIVIAACSEVPLVLADGDLTRPVLDATAVLAQRCIRYAYGFEPLPSAQSTLRAGAESATHPPHAQPVVSL, from the coding sequence ATGGGCAATGGCGCATCGGCAGGGCGTGTGATCGGCGTGCTGGGCGGCATGGGCCCGCAGGCGACGGCCGACTTTCTCACCAAGCTCACGGCCGCGACGCCTGCCGAACGCGAACAGGATCATCTGCGCGTTTTGATCGATTCGAACCCGAAGGTGCCCGATCGCAGCGAGGCCATCGCGGGCCGCGGCGCGTCGCCGGGGGCCACGCTCGCTGCGATGGCGGCCGGCCTCGAACGCGCGGGCGCCGATTTTCTCGTGATGCCGTGCAATACCGCTCATGCATTCGAGCCCGACATTCGCGCGGCGGCCAGCGTGCCGTTCGTGAGCATGATCGACGAGACCAGCGCGGTCTGCGAAAGCGCATTCCCCCATGCACTGCGCTTCGGTCTGCTGGCGACGAGCGGCTGCATTCACGCGCTTCTCTATCAGAACGCTTTCATCCGGACCGGGCGCCGCACTGTCGTTCTCGACGCTGTCGACCAGGAAAAACTGATGGCGCTGCTGTACCGGATCAAACTCGGCGACCGGTCCGCCACGGCGCAAATTGCGATGCGTGCCTATGGCGAAACGCTCGTCGACGCAGGTGCGGATATCGTGATCGCGGCCTGCTCGGAAGTTCCGCTCGTGCTTGCGGATGGCGATCTCACGCGGCCCGTGCTCGATGCGACCGCCGTGCTCGCGCAGCGCTGCATACGTTATGCCTATGGGTTCGAACCGCTGCCTTCCGCGCAATCGACTCTACGAGCAGGCGCAGAATCAGCCACGCATCCACCGCACGCGCAGCCCGTTGTTTCACTGTGA
- a CDS encoding carboxymuconolactone decarboxylase family protein, whose protein sequence is MSQRLPRFEAATATDEQKAVLQDILGGPRGNLDGPFLGWIFSPELAQHAQRLGAFCRYQTGLPLRLSELAILVTAARWQAQAEWFIHYPIAMQAGLPADVAEAIRIGLEPKFAEKDDKLIYRFATELYELKRVSDATYQQAVDRFGHTVVVNLVGLLGYYALVAMTLNVFEMRAAGQDSLPFHE, encoded by the coding sequence ATGAGCCAAAGACTTCCGCGATTCGAGGCCGCCACGGCCACCGACGAACAGAAGGCTGTTCTTCAAGACATTCTTGGCGGCCCGCGCGGCAACCTCGACGGCCCATTTCTCGGCTGGATTTTCAGCCCGGAGCTCGCGCAGCACGCGCAGCGTCTCGGCGCATTCTGCCGCTATCAGACCGGACTGCCGCTACGCCTGTCGGAACTGGCGATTCTTGTCACGGCAGCGCGCTGGCAGGCGCAGGCCGAGTGGTTCATCCATTACCCGATCGCCATGCAGGCGGGCCTGCCGGCAGACGTCGCCGAGGCCATCCGGATCGGCCTGGAACCGAAATTCGCCGAGAAAGACGACAAGCTGATCTACCGGTTCGCCACCGAGTTGTACGAACTCAAACGCGTGTCGGACGCCACCTATCAACAGGCAGTCGACCGCTTCGGCCATACCGTCGTCGTCAATCTTGTCGGCCTGCTCGGCTACTATGCGCTGGTCGCGATGACGCTCAATGTGTTCGAGATGCGCGCGGCAGGCCAGGACTCGCTGCCGTTTCACGAGTGA
- a CDS encoding transcriptional regulator has protein sequence MNRLIRYKGYQVAPAAQRLPNGLFAANLTIEKSAAEPGRAYSFDALDYFFDEEHALAYAFRWGRLWVDDHQ, from the coding sequence ATGAACCGACTGATTCGCTACAAGGGTTACCAGGTCGCTCCCGCTGCGCAGCGCCTGCCGAACGGGCTGTTCGCGGCCAATCTGACCATCGAGAAAAGCGCGGCCGAGCCGGGGCGCGCCTATTCGTTCGACGCCCTCGACTACTTCTTCGACGAAGAACATGCGCTCGCCTATGCATTCCGCTGGGGACGCCTGTGGGTCGACGACCATCAATAA
- a CDS encoding DUF6765 family protein produces the protein MNIDFHYGVIYITTRLGGLSARDAQTVAHACQYIDDATTPGLLRFAGGEQFERFASAHKLFDYVNVEDEMNRLVWTPFHFLPAGIGDTLEQRAVCRPDSEVARELVRHALERRGADNALHRLGTTLHTYVDTWAHQGFSGIESDYNRVSHLEADDCSREDWLERIERYTEHLIDKLQSDALTRALPLGHGAALTYPDLPWAKWHYVNGKGEAVHRDNLPQFMEAADMACRVVQAWVANAADFSGQPGLPTAAKTALQQLLQNNTDRDEQKRLEVIRDAVAAGSIPGVQESVPHYIAKGPGSWKHVATGIKVKDDGAVQPKHTKTFENSDYRRFHDAVKEQRFAVVQEILPARGLRLA, from the coding sequence ATGAACATCGATTTCCACTACGGGGTGATCTACATCACGACGCGGCTCGGCGGACTATCTGCGAGAGACGCGCAAACGGTCGCGCACGCGTGCCAGTACATCGACGACGCAACGACGCCGGGATTGCTGCGATTTGCGGGCGGCGAGCAGTTCGAACGCTTCGCGTCGGCGCACAAGCTGTTCGACTACGTGAACGTAGAGGACGAAATGAACCGGCTCGTCTGGACGCCGTTTCACTTCCTGCCCGCGGGCATCGGCGACACGCTCGAGCAGCGCGCGGTTTGCCGGCCGGACAGCGAGGTCGCGCGCGAACTCGTGCGGCACGCACTCGAGCGCCGCGGCGCGGACAATGCGCTGCACCGGCTCGGCACGACGCTGCACACCTATGTCGATACATGGGCGCACCAGGGATTCTCGGGCATCGAATCGGACTACAACAGGGTCTCGCACCTCGAAGCGGATGATTGCTCGCGCGAAGACTGGCTCGAACGGATCGAGCGCTACACCGAACATCTGATCGACAAACTGCAATCCGACGCGCTCACGCGCGCGCTGCCGCTCGGGCATGGCGCCGCGCTGACCTACCCGGACCTGCCCTGGGCAAAATGGCACTACGTGAACGGCAAGGGCGAGGCCGTGCACCGCGATAACCTGCCGCAATTCATGGAGGCTGCGGACATGGCTTGCCGCGTCGTGCAGGCATGGGTGGCGAACGCCGCCGATTTCTCCGGTCAGCCGGGCTTGCCGACCGCTGCTAAAACGGCGCTGCAGCAATTGCTCCAGAACAATACCGACCGGGACGAGCAGAAGCGTCTTGAAGTGATTCGCGATGCGGTCGCAGCCGGATCGATTCCCGGCGTTCAGGAATCGGTTCCGCACTACATCGCAAAAGGCCCGGGCTCATGGAAACACGTTGCGACCGGCATCAAGGTGAAGGACGACGGGGCGGTACAGCCGAAACACACGAAGACCTTCGAAAACAGCGACTACCGCAGGTTCCACGACGCGGTGAAGGAGCAACGCTTTGCTGTCGTACAGGAGATTTTGCCGGCACGCGGTTTGAGGCTTGCGTGA
- a CDS encoding dicarboxylate/amino acid:cation symporter codes for MKQNRLGLAIVIGMLIGIAAGYVCHQSADSPAAAKEMASSFSLITDIFLRLIKMVIAPLVFSGIVAGLAAIGDPKAVGRAGLKALGWFICASFMSLLIGMVLANAFDLGHAMNLHVPAAGAAAGVSTAAFNLHNFITHIVPSSVIEAMANNEILPILVFSLFFGIAMGTMKDRLPPALLSSIEGLFSIMLRITGYVMWFAPLGVFGAVAAVITVHGLGMLVTYGKFIGAVYFSMMVLWCVLLAAGYGVLGRPVFALVKLIREPMIIAFCTASSEAAYPKTIEQLTRFGVKPRISNFVLPLAYSFNLDGSMMYQAFAALFIAQAYDIHLSFGQQFWMLLVMMLTSKGVAGVPRAAIVVIAATLPLFGLPVEGVVLLLAIDQFIDMGRTTTNVVGNSIASAVIAKWESSLAPWTGKAYPLSEAIPSMHDEMAGAPTSNAPHPAFPASRTSH; via the coding sequence GTGAAACAGAACAGACTGGGGCTGGCCATCGTGATCGGCATGCTGATCGGCATTGCCGCGGGGTACGTGTGCCATCAATCGGCCGACTCGCCTGCAGCGGCGAAAGAAATGGCCAGCAGTTTCTCCTTGATTACCGATATCTTTCTGCGCCTTATCAAAATGGTGATCGCGCCGCTCGTATTCAGCGGCATCGTTGCGGGGCTGGCCGCGATCGGCGACCCGAAGGCAGTCGGCCGTGCGGGCCTGAAGGCGCTCGGCTGGTTTATCTGCGCGTCGTTCATGTCGCTATTGATCGGCATGGTGCTCGCCAACGCCTTCGACCTCGGGCACGCAATGAATCTGCACGTGCCGGCCGCGGGCGCGGCGGCCGGCGTCAGCACCGCTGCGTTCAATCTGCACAATTTCATTACGCACATCGTGCCTTCGAGCGTAATCGAAGCCATGGCGAACAACGAGATATTGCCGATCCTCGTGTTCTCGCTGTTTTTCGGTATTGCGATGGGCACGATGAAAGACCGGCTGCCGCCCGCGCTGCTGTCGTCGATCGAGGGGCTGTTCTCGATCATGCTCAGAATTACCGGTTACGTGATGTGGTTCGCGCCGCTCGGCGTATTCGGCGCGGTGGCCGCCGTCATCACCGTGCACGGGCTCGGCATGCTTGTCACGTATGGCAAGTTTATCGGCGCGGTCTATTTCAGCATGATGGTGCTGTGGTGCGTGCTGCTCGCGGCCGGCTACGGCGTGCTCGGCAGACCGGTCTTCGCGCTCGTGAAGCTGATTCGCGAGCCAATGATTATCGCGTTTTGCACGGCGAGCAGCGAAGCCGCTTACCCGAAAACGATCGAGCAGCTGACACGCTTCGGCGTCAAGCCGCGTATCAGCAACTTCGTGCTGCCGCTCGCATACTCGTTCAATCTGGACGGATCGATGATGTATCAGGCGTTCGCCGCGCTTTTTATCGCGCAGGCCTACGACATTCACCTGTCGTTCGGCCAACAGTTCTGGATGCTGCTCGTGATGATGCTGACGAGCAAGGGCGTGGCCGGCGTGCCGCGCGCGGCGATCGTCGTGATTGCGGCCACCTTGCCGCTGTTCGGGCTGCCGGTCGAAGGCGTCGTGCTGCTGCTCGCGATCGATCAGTTCATCGATATGGGGCGTACGACAACGAATGTGGTCGGCAACAGCATCGCGTCGGCGGTCATCGCGAAGTGGGAAAGCAGCCTTGCTCCGTGGACGGGGAAGGCCTATCCGTTATCCGAAGCAATTCCGTCGATGCACGACGAGATGGCCGGCGCACCGACCTCGAACGCGCCGCACCCGGCCTTCCCGGCATCGCGAACGTCCCACTAG
- a CDS encoding DUF3280 domain-containing protein, which produces MLITAEAAEIPVAAFNAFIFVRTAIMATADSRDFAAACAARVRMRDAACVLGIVCVALFSPRIVQGATPAAASIAIPDCTLIDDNASYNGAATSQQDAARVRMVSDELRAQLRDRSLYRVADNTPASALIDKLSASQNLNACNGCELEIGRKLGTERVGVCWVQKISNLIININLRVEDVASGKTVFQRSVDIRGNTDLSWRRGITALVDLLAEERDATH; this is translated from the coding sequence ATGCTGATCACAGCCGAAGCGGCGGAAATCCCGGTTGCCGCATTCAACGCGTTCATCTTCGTGAGGACAGCCATCATGGCGACTGCCGACAGTCGGGATTTCGCTGCTGCCTGTGCCGCGCGCGTAAGGATGCGCGATGCCGCGTGCGTGCTCGGCATCGTGTGCGTGGCGCTCTTTTCGCCACGCATCGTGCAAGGAGCAACGCCGGCGGCCGCGTCGATCGCGATCCCCGATTGCACGCTGATCGACGACAACGCGTCGTATAACGGCGCAGCTACTTCGCAGCAGGACGCCGCGCGCGTGCGGATGGTCAGCGACGAACTGCGTGCCCAATTGCGCGACCGCTCGCTTTATCGCGTCGCCGACAACACGCCGGCCAGCGCTTTGATCGACAAGCTCTCGGCCTCGCAGAACCTGAACGCATGCAACGGCTGCGAACTCGAGATCGGCCGCAAGCTCGGAACCGAACGCGTGGGTGTGTGCTGGGTGCAGAAGATCAGCAACCTGATCATCAACATCAATCTGCGGGTCGAGGACGTGGCAAGCGGGAAGACGGTGTTTCAGCGCTCGGTCGATATTCGCGGCAATACGGATCTGTCATGGCGCCGCGGCATAACGGCGCTTGTCGATCTGCTCGCTGAGGAGCGTGATGCGACGCACTGA
- a CDS encoding ankyrin repeat domain-containing protein — MTDTQKPTQAQQPSEGIDPQLIELAHEVFELARRGDAGMLAAVIEKGVPPNLRNDKGDTLVMLAAYHGHEDAVRTLLERGADPNLRNNNGQTPIAGAAFKGFKPIIELLLDHGADVEGASPDGRTALMVAAMFNRTDIVDLLISRGANPQARDAGGNSAADAAARMGAADTAAQLTKPRG; from the coding sequence ATGACCGACACCCAGAAGCCGACGCAAGCGCAGCAACCATCCGAAGGAATCGATCCGCAACTGATCGAGCTCGCACACGAGGTGTTCGAACTCGCGCGGCGCGGCGATGCAGGAATGCTCGCCGCCGTGATCGAAAAGGGCGTGCCGCCGAATCTGCGCAACGACAAGGGCGATACCCTCGTGATGCTTGCCGCTTATCACGGCCACGAGGACGCGGTGCGCACGCTGCTCGAACGCGGCGCCGACCCGAATCTGCGCAACAACAACGGCCAGACGCCCATCGCGGGCGCCGCGTTCAAAGGCTTCAAACCGATTATCGAACTGCTGCTCGATCATGGCGCGGATGTCGAAGGCGCGTCGCCTGACGGCCGCACCGCATTGATGGTGGCCGCGATGTTCAACCGCACCGACATAGTCGACCTGCTGATTTCGCGCGGCGCGAATCCGCAAGCGCGCGACGCAGGCGGCAATTCGGCCGCCGACGCGGCCGCGCGGATGGGCGCCGCCGATACCGCCGCACAACTGACTAAACCGCGCGGCTAG
- a CDS encoding DnaJ C-terminal domain-containing protein translates to MSIGEYYKRLNLPETASPEEIKKAYRRLRAKYHPDLNKGSESNVEPVFKRIQEAFEVLTGARAPAAHGASATPKESRQAQAPQPQSPRTSERDTNSKPWSSTSDRWQAYRSSEDRPPMRGANRHDKLYVPLDIALNGGHVPSGYQITAPCRQCGGMSARFNAGPCGDCAGQGKSALGARCGSCGGSGRANVDRCGACQNTGSESYWKTDQVAVPAGAWDGQHVTVPDGGFPGANGGAAGNAVLSVVILCGSDIERDGLNLTSELKVDFVTATLGGAFETHLLGRNLRVAIPPNSAQGSVIRLPAHGLSDASGNQGELRLHVVLAMPPSVNHLTDDQRAQLKQMFDAAAQRSKSDGDGDGDGDGDGDAQ, encoded by the coding sequence GTGAGCATCGGGGAATACTACAAGCGGCTGAATCTGCCTGAAACCGCTTCGCCTGAAGAGATCAAGAAGGCGTATCGGCGCCTGCGCGCAAAGTACCATCCCGACCTCAACAAAGGCAGCGAATCGAACGTCGAGCCCGTATTCAAGCGCATTCAGGAAGCATTCGAAGTCTTGACCGGTGCACGCGCGCCCGCGGCGCACGGGGCTTCCGCCACGCCGAAAGAAAGCCGCCAGGCGCAGGCGCCGCAACCGCAGTCGCCGCGTACGAGCGAACGCGACACGAACAGCAAACCCTGGTCCTCGACGTCGGACCGCTGGCAGGCATACCGGTCGAGTGAAGACCGGCCGCCGATGCGCGGCGCGAACCGCCACGACAAGCTCTATGTGCCGCTCGACATTGCCTTGAACGGCGGCCACGTGCCGAGCGGTTACCAGATAACCGCGCCTTGCCGGCAATGTGGCGGAATGAGCGCGCGTTTCAATGCCGGACCCTGTGGCGATTGCGCTGGACAAGGCAAATCGGCTCTTGGCGCACGCTGCGGTAGTTGCGGCGGCAGCGGACGCGCGAACGTCGATCGCTGCGGCGCCTGCCAGAACACCGGATCGGAAAGCTACTGGAAAACCGATCAGGTCGCCGTGCCGGCCGGCGCATGGGACGGCCAGCACGTGACGGTGCCCGACGGCGGCTTTCCCGGCGCGAACGGCGGCGCGGCCGGCAACGCCGTGCTCTCGGTCGTCATTTTGTGCGGCTCCGATATCGAGCGCGATGGGCTTAATCTGACGAGCGAACTGAAGGTCGATTTCGTCACGGCAACGTTAGGCGGCGCATTCGAAACGCATCTGCTCGGGAGGAACCTGCGCGTTGCGATTCCGCCGAACTCGGCGCAAGGCAGTGTGATTCGGTTGCCCGCGCATGGATTATCCGATGCGTCGGGCAACCAGGGCGAACTGAGGCTGCATGTCGTGCTTGCAATGCCACCTTCCGTCAATCACCTGACCGACGATCAGCGCGCACAGCTCAAGCAGATGTTCGACGCTGCTGCGCAGCGCAGCAAGAGCGACGGCGACGGCGACGGCGACGGCGACGGCGACGGCGACGCACAATAA
- a CDS encoding NADPH-dependent FMN reductase — translation MNRFEHSRAPLVVGIGGTTRAASSTERALAVALGGAQEAGAQTRLFGGAFLHRLPHYAPENDERTDEQLELIEAVRHADALVIATPGYHGGVSGLVKNALDTLEDLRDDARPYLDGRAAGCIVTAYGWQAAGSVLTSLRSIVHALRGWPTPFGAGINTLETRFDSAGLCSDPKVAEQLATVGRQAAQFAIAFGGEAQAGDHGAAGGGPSHAGAAGIFALAD, via the coding sequence TTGAACCGTTTCGAGCATTCCCGCGCGCCGCTCGTAGTCGGCATCGGCGGCACGACGCGCGCCGCATCGTCGACCGAGCGCGCGCTTGCCGTCGCGCTAGGCGGCGCGCAAGAAGCCGGTGCGCAGACGCGCCTGTTCGGCGGCGCATTCCTGCATCGGCTGCCGCACTATGCACCTGAAAATGACGAGCGCACCGACGAGCAGCTGGAGCTGATCGAAGCCGTGCGCCACGCCGATGCGCTCGTCATCGCAACGCCCGGCTATCACGGCGGCGTATCGGGGCTCGTCAAGAATGCGCTCGATACGCTCGAAGACCTGCGCGACGATGCGCGCCCGTATCTCGATGGCCGTGCGGCCGGCTGTATCGTCACCGCATACGGCTGGCAGGCCGCGGGCTCCGTGCTCACGTCGCTGCGCTCGATCGTGCACGCGCTGCGCGGCTGGCCGACGCCGTTCGGCGCCGGCATCAATACGCTCGAGACACGCTTCGACAGCGCCGGGCTTTGCTCGGACCCGAAGGTCGCCGAGCAGCTCGCAACCGTCGGCCGCCAGGCCGCCCAGTTCGCCATCGCATTCGGCGGCGAGGCGCAAGCAGGCGATCACGGTGCAGCCGGCGGCGGCCCGTCGCATGCAGGCGCCGCCGGGATCTTCGCGCTGGCCGACTAA
- a CDS encoding SDR family NAD(P)-dependent oxidoreductase, which yields MTDLTGKVALVTGASRGIGKAIALAYGRCGMSVALTYKDAAQPARETVAQIEANGAKAIAIQVDVSDAAGIRSMVDRARDAFGKIDVLVNNAGIGHAKPWQQLTADDWHTTLATNLTSAFLASQEVAPEMVSRGWGRLIMLSSVAAQTGGVIGPHYAASKAGMIGLAHSYATLLAKTGVTSNAIAPALIETDMVAGNPNIKRDVIPVGRLGSVDEVADIAVLLANNGYMNGQTINVNGGWYMSS from the coding sequence ATGACGGATCTGACAGGCAAGGTTGCGCTTGTGACGGGTGCAAGCCGCGGCATCGGCAAGGCGATTGCGCTTGCGTATGGACGATGCGGGATGTCGGTTGCGCTCACGTATAAGGACGCAGCGCAGCCCGCGCGCGAAACGGTCGCGCAGATCGAAGCGAACGGTGCGAAGGCGATCGCGATTCAGGTCGACGTGAGCGACGCGGCAGGCATCAGGAGCATGGTCGATCGTGCGCGCGACGCATTCGGCAAGATCGACGTGCTCGTCAACAATGCGGGCATCGGCCATGCGAAACCGTGGCAGCAGCTAACGGCTGACGATTGGCACACGACGCTCGCCACGAACCTTACGTCGGCGTTTCTTGCGTCGCAGGAAGTCGCGCCTGAGATGGTGTCGCGCGGCTGGGGTCGTTTGATTATGCTATCGTCGGTGGCCGCGCAGACGGGCGGCGTAATCGGTCCGCACTATGCGGCATCGAAGGCAGGCATGATCGGGCTGGCGCACAGCTATGCGACGCTACTCGCGAAAACGGGCGTCACGTCGAATGCAATTGCACCGGCACTGATCGAGACCGACATGGTCGCCGGCAATCCGAACATCAAAAGGGATGTGATTCCGGTCGGCCGCCTCGGCAGCGTCGATGAAGTCGCCGACATCGCCGTACTGCTTGCGAACAACGGCTATATGAACGGCCAGACCATCAATGTGAACGGTGGCTGGTATATGAGCAGCTAG
- a CDS encoding alpha/beta fold hydrolase: MSHPPLQPGWIDAPHRHAALGRFALESGESIDDLRVSYVVHGDPDDRSKPVILGLCAIGSTHHRLDFLIGAGRAFDPSRFTIVVVDALGNGLSSSPSNSATQPRSRFPRFTIGDMVSSQKRLLEHLRIDALHTVAGASMGGMQALQWGVQFAGFMSHIVALVPMAKTAPWAQAMNHAGRLALANANPEMARGGAATDWSAWIGVMHVFANRTPQRFASDAAQAGSVDAWLKQRTQWWSAQQYDPLDWTYQSWAYDAHDVGHTPGFGGDTARALASITARTMIGVPRLDLYNPVEDGEWAARQIPGSTLLRLPYDSGHMAASEADPAAAQFLNVEIGRFIGEA; the protein is encoded by the coding sequence ATGAGTCATCCTCCTCTACAACCGGGCTGGATCGATGCGCCGCATCGGCACGCGGCGCTCGGCCGTTTTGCGCTCGAATCCGGCGAAAGCATCGACGATCTTCGAGTTTCGTATGTCGTGCACGGCGATCCCGACGACCGGTCGAAACCCGTGATACTCGGTCTATGCGCGATCGGCAGCACGCATCATCGGCTCGATTTCCTGATCGGCGCGGGCCGTGCGTTCGATCCGTCGCGCTTCACGATCGTCGTGGTCGACGCGCTCGGCAACGGACTGTCGAGCTCGCCGTCCAATTCGGCGACGCAGCCGCGCAGCCGCTTCCCGCGCTTTACGATTGGCGACATGGTGTCGAGCCAGAAGCGTCTGCTCGAACATCTGCGCATCGATGCGTTGCATACGGTTGCGGGCGCATCGATGGGCGGCATGCAAGCGTTGCAGTGGGGTGTGCAGTTTGCCGGCTTCATGTCGCACATCGTCGCGCTGGTGCCGATGGCGAAGACAGCGCCGTGGGCGCAGGCGATGAATCACGCAGGCCGGCTCGCGCTCGCGAACGCCAATCCGGAAATGGCGCGCGGCGGTGCGGCGACAGACTGGTCGGCGTGGATCGGCGTGATGCACGTATTCGCAAACCGCACGCCGCAGCGCTTTGCAAGCGACGCCGCACAAGCCGGTAGCGTGGACGCGTGGCTCAAGCAGCGCACGCAGTGGTGGAGCGCACAGCAATACGATCCGCTCGACTGGACGTATCAGTCGTGGGCCTATGACGCGCACGACGTCGGGCATACGCCGGGCTTCGGCGGCGACACCGCGCGAGCGCTCGCATCGATTACCGCTCGCACGATGATCGGCGTGCCGCGGCTCGATCTTTACAATCCGGTCGAAGATGGCGAATGGGCGGCGCGCCAGATTCCCGGCAGCACGCTGCTAAGGTTGCCCTACGACAGCGGCCATATGGCGGCGTCGGAGGCGGACCCGGCTGCGGCGCAATTTCTGAACGTGGAGATCGGGCGCTTTATCGGCGAGGCGTAG
- a CDS encoding DUF4148 domain-containing protein: MKRLNHALIAASLVAATFAAPFTAHASDVAPLTRAQVRAELIAAEQNGTYPTSKVHYPAAQPDAATVYVANRAAAAAGADSAYGGSAAGSSVSGTRSGGAALNGRPPFGNLYRHH; encoded by the coding sequence ATGAAACGTCTGAACCATGCTCTTATCGCCGCCTCGCTGGTCGCCGCTACCTTCGCGGCTCCGTTTACCGCTCATGCTTCCGACGTCGCACCGCTCACGCGTGCCCAAGTGCGTGCCGAGCTGATCGCGGCCGAACAGAACGGAACGTATCCGACGAGCAAGGTGCACTACCCGGCTGCGCAACCGGATGCGGCCACCGTTTATGTCGCCAATCGCGCGGCCGCCGCGGCCGGCGCCGATAGTGCGTACGGCGGTTCGGCTGCGGGCAGTTCCGTGTCCGGTACGCGTAGCGGCGGCGCGGCATTGAACGGGCGCCCGCCGTTCGGCAACCTGTATCGCCATCACTAA